A stretch of bacterium DNA encodes these proteins:
- a CDS encoding tetratricopeptide repeat protein: MAKEIRQLAAIMFADMVGYTAMMQSDEQRAKKLRDRYRATLDEHILEFHGIILQHYGDGTLVMFGSAVDAVRSAQRIQSRLRKEPEVPLRVGIHVGDIAYDEDGIYGDSVNIASRIESLSIPGAVLFSDRVQDELHNHPEFTLRSMGQYHLKNVTRPVEIFALATEGLAVPRPEELSSPKAVSLRSVAVLPFVNMSTDPENEYFSDGITEEIINALVKVDGLRVTSRTSSFAFKGRNEDIRSIGEQLGVNSILEGSVRKAGNRVRVTAQLINSSDGYHVFSEVYDRRLEDIFEVQDELSRRIANLLRERFLGEDKPLVRKHTDNMEAYNTYLRGVHSWNQWSHAAVREAIRLFEHAIELEPEFSLAYSGLASCNIFLGTIGQMEPSTAYQRARVAAHRAIELDDELAESHLAIAEVRMFNDWDWKGAREAFDRALEISPGSAHVHHSNSLYHIAMRNAETTLQELKLAASLDPLSPSIKQALGFAYLINHEPDLAEQHFRILLELHPEYRGAWESLGWTALTRGDTEQAITFFRKFQSLTSDRTHGRSGLGYALAVAGHREEAEECLALMYEREKKEPQVSLEMDFMILHAGLGDFDAAFACMERAYEKRLGSLLFILANPGWGAIHADPRIDGLLDRMGLPPMSLEEKQRRLNSRAAPQRK; the protein is encoded by the coding sequence ATGGCCAAGGAAATCCGTCAACTTGCAGCGATCATGTTTGCCGATATGGTCGGATACACCGCCATGATGCAGAGCGATGAGCAGCGCGCGAAGAAACTGCGTGACCGCTATCGCGCGACACTGGATGAACACATCCTGGAGTTTCACGGAATCATCCTGCAGCATTACGGGGACGGCACCCTTGTCATGTTCGGCAGCGCAGTTGATGCCGTGCGATCGGCGCAGCGCATCCAGTCCAGGCTCAGGAAAGAACCCGAAGTGCCGTTGCGCGTGGGGATTCATGTGGGTGATATCGCCTATGATGAGGACGGGATTTACGGAGACAGCGTCAATATCGCGTCCCGCATCGAGTCACTATCCATCCCCGGAGCCGTGCTGTTCAGCGACAGGGTGCAGGATGAACTGCATAACCATCCCGAATTCACGCTGCGCAGCATGGGACAGTACCACCTGAAAAACGTCACGCGTCCGGTCGAAATCTTTGCGTTGGCAACTGAAGGACTCGCGGTCCCGCGACCCGAGGAACTCAGTTCCCCGAAGGCTGTTTCGCTGCGCAGCGTCGCCGTTCTTCCTTTCGTCAATATGAGCACAGACCCGGAGAACGAGTATTTCAGTGACGGCATCACCGAAGAGATTATCAACGCGCTGGTCAAGGTCGACGGACTGCGCGTCACTTCCCGTACCTCTTCGTTTGCGTTCAAAGGACGCAACGAAGACATCCGCAGCATCGGCGAGCAGCTCGGGGTGAATTCGATTCTGGAAGGCAGCGTACGCAAGGCAGGCAACCGCGTTCGCGTCACCGCGCAGCTGATCAACAGCAGCGATGGGTATCATGTGTTTTCCGAGGTGTATGACAGGCGGCTCGAGGACATCTTTGAAGTACAGGACGAGCTGTCGCGTCGCATAGCCAACCTCCTCCGCGAACGCTTCCTCGGCGAGGACAAACCCCTGGTGCGGAAGCACACAGACAACATGGAGGCGTACAATACTTACCTCCGAGGCGTACATAGCTGGAATCAGTGGTCGCATGCCGCCGTACGAGAAGCCATACGCCTCTTTGAGCACGCCATTGAACTGGAGCCAGAATTCTCGCTGGCATACAGCGGACTCGCGTCGTGCAATATTTTTCTCGGAACGATCGGACAGATGGAACCGTCTACTGCGTATCAGCGAGCTCGCGTGGCCGCCCACAGGGCAATCGAACTCGACGACGAGCTCGCCGAATCGCATCTCGCCATCGCAGAGGTTCGGATGTTCAATGACTGGGACTGGAAAGGTGCGCGCGAGGCATTCGACCGCGCGCTGGAAATCAGTCCCGGCAGCGCACATGTGCATCACAGCAATTCCCTCTACCACATCGCCATGCGCAATGCAGAGACGACGCTGCAGGAACTTAAACTCGCCGCATCACTTGATCCGCTCTCCCCTTCCATCAAGCAGGCACTGGGTTTCGCCTATCTCATCAATCACGAGCCCGACCTCGCGGAACAGCATTTCCGCATCCTGCTCGAACTGCATCCCGAGTACCGCGGCGCCTGGGAGAGCCTTGGATGGACCGCACTCACACGGGGCGACACGGAACAGGCGATCACCTTTTTCCGAAAATTCCAATCCCTTACCAGTGATCGCACGCATGGACGCTCAGGACTCGGCTACGCGCTCGCGGTGGCCGGGCACCGTGAGGAAGCTGAAGAATGCCTCGCACTGATGTATGAACGGGAAAAGAAAGAGCCACAGGTATCGCTGGAGATGGACTTCATGATACTGCATGCCGGACTCGGCGATTTCGACGCAGCATTTGCGTGTATGGAACGGGCGTACGAAAAACGTCTCGGCAGCCTGCTCTTCATCCTGGCCAATCCAGGCTGGGGTGCCATTCATGCAGATCCACGCATTGACGGATTGCTCGATCGCATGGGACTCCCGCCGATGTCCCTCGAGGAAAAACAGCGACGCCTCAACAGCCGCGCTGCACCACAGCGGAAGTGA